TTTCGAATTAATATGTACTCCCCCGTCACCCGTTGGCAGTACCTAGACATAAATTCGAAAGTATCTCTGTATAAATCTCTAATACTGTATGGCATACTTTCAAGTCATCGGAGTTGATCGCCATTCAAATTAACCCTGTATAATATACAACCCTGTTAATAAAAACTCATAAAAGTGCTCGTAACGAGCAgattgatattataatttttcatgacCGTTTCAGGTACAGCAATTGCACAGATTTCAGAGACGAGGAAATCATAACTTTGAAATCTGATTTCATAAATGTTATGTGCTACGAGCTTGATATAAACGGTACGTCACATGTGATCTACGAAGATGTATACGCTTTCACTAAGAAAATTGAATATTCCAAACCCAATGAGAAAAATTGTAGGATCAAATTCAATGTTCTCATACTGGGAATGGATGCTATGTCATTGCCTCGAGTCGTGAAAACTATGCCCAGAACAATAGCTTACTTGAAAGACGATAACTGGCTCGGATTTAGGGGATATCACAAGGTATTCATTGTGCTTGTTACCTaattacttttgaaataaataacttgtcTCTTATATTTGTTACGGCTAAAGCCCGAAGTGCGGCTAGCTACGGCTAGGTGTAACCGGCGATATGCGGCTAAACTTTGTTGTATCCTTTTATCTTCGGTTAGAACTAGGTGTGGGAGTAATCTCAAAACAGAGACAAAATGCTTAACTGCATCGAACACCTAGCTCTAATTCACGACAAATAAGCTAGGTACACCTTTCTTTGGCCCCAGGTGTGCGGCTGCACCTACGTGTATGTATccttatcgatatcgataacggcgACCCATGACAAATTCACCTCGTAGCCGCTATAATGAAGGCTACACCTAGTtctaactgaaaataaaaggaTATAACTAAAGTTAGTCACATATGACTAGTTACACCAAGTTGTAGCAGCACTTCCGAATATAGCCGTATCATATCTAAACAATTGATTTGCGCAGATTGGGGATAATTCCTTGCCGAACATATTGGCACTATTGACGGGAAAAAATATGACTTCAATCATAGAACAATGTTTTGCATCAATGGATGACTGTAACTACCTTTTAATTTGGAGTGCATTTAAGGACGCTGGTTACGTAACAGCCTATGGGGAAGAAAACCTAAAATTAGCGAACACATTCACTAAAGAGTACAAATTTCTTAAGAATCCTACCGATCACTACATGCAACCGTTTTATCTAACAGATGAACGAAATCCCAGAAACAGATCATTATGCACTGGAAAAATATCGTCGGGACAACAACTCTTAGATTATGCTAGAGATTTCGCTAGTACCTATAGGAGAGATTCATTCTTTGGTTTCTTTTGGTTAAATTCGTTTAGTTACGACGAGAAAAGTCGACCAGAAGACGCAGACAAACTAATTGAGAATTTCTTGAATCAATTAACTTACACGGGTATTATGACGAATACTTTTGTAATCTTTTTAAGTGACCATGGTCTCCGGTTTGGTAGGAGTCGTCTTAAAGCAGAAAGTTACTACGACGATCGTATGCCTATGAATTTTATGTGGGTGCCATTACTTTTTAAGGGAAAGCATCCTTATGAACTCAGAGCAATGGCGATAAACCAGTACAAGCTAGCAACACCTTACGATCTTTATAGTACCCTCCAAGATATCAAGAAAATATCTTTGTGTAGCAATTCTACTGACCCAGCACCTGAAGGTTGCCCGAATTGCCACTCCTTGTTTGAAGTTATTGACAGTAATCGTACATGCCAGGACGCGGCCATCAACGAGAAGTGGTGTAGCTGCCACAAGCTATTCCCCCTACCTATTCAAGATCCTATAGGAATAAAAAGTGTAAACGCGGTCGTGAGTTACATGAAAAGTATGGCGATGACAATCGAGACACAAAAATGTTGGAGTTGTGCACTTCCTTCTCTAAAAAAAGTTGAAcgaataaatttttattacgaTGAAGGTaaagtaaacatttattatgtTGTGGCACTCACTATATCACCAGGTAACGGAACATACGAAGCAACTGTGTTGCGGAAAAATGGATACACTGTTATTGGGCCACTTAGCTTTATCTCATACTATAGAGGTTTAGGAAAATGTGCATTAAATCGCAGAGATCGCCTGTTCTGTGTCTGTCAGCAACAACAATGCTAATACTTTGAAACTTGCGACACTCACTCCTATACTCTGTTTCAGTGAGAGAAGAATTGATATTCTTGGTTCATCGGTTATAGATAaatcaatgtattttaaataagaagtgttcaatataaaattggtatGATAAAATCTGCACTTGTTTCATTTTGGTGTTTTGGTCCAAAAGTACCAACGAAGTCAGACGACGAAATTACTaacgaaaataattatcaaaGAGCAGTGGCAAGTCACGCAATCACAGACTTCTAAACagacattcaaaataaaaacaattaggtaggtaggtacagacaAACATGTGTAACCTGATTGGTCCTGCTTGTTATCACTGATCACCCAGTCTTCATGAAACCTAAGTTCCAACTGAAGAAATTCCATTGGCTTGTTATATTATCGCATAAAACCAAACAGTTCTAATATGAAGGACATCGTAAACCATTTGTAGACgcataataaactttaattaaacaattagaATAAACCGCAATTTTGAAGCAGTAATAAAATACACCGTGCAATACCTAGTTACGACCATGTGATAAAACGACGTATTGAAACAAGGCGgttgttttaaatatgaaatgtgaaatattttaacgaaaaaatatttaagattttaacCAAGTGCATCTTCTCTCTATAACGACATACTTACTCGTAGTAAGTAAAACCAGTGGACCTACCTTGGAGGTAAGAATGGCTTAGCCGTAGAATAGGGACTGTCAATTCTTTACGATCTAGATTAAGACGATACTTCACACGAGGCATAAGAACTTACCCAAAATGATTCTTGCTAAACTGCTAGCAAAATTACCATATAGGTAACAACCGGCTTTTTGATAAACCTGGATTACAGACAGCTAAGGCTGTTAGTGGCCTTAGGCTAGCCGCACACActcaataatattgtcaataaaGTACGTATTGTCAATAATATTGTGTGTGTGCGGCCTGTATTGCGGTAttgttcaataatattgtagattatccagaaattcagattttttcaCGTCAATATCGGGGGGAGGCAGGGGTATTGACAATCATATTGACGTGTGCGGGCGTGTTATTTGTTCAAAATGAAAGACGAAAACAGTATCCAAagcgaaaatatataaaatcgcCCCCTTGTTCCTCCACACTCGAACAAATCAGCAGTGGTCAGCGACTCGCTGACTCGAACTATCTCGAACGGGATCTCGAACGGTATCTCTTCATATGATGCATCGGGATTGATCCCGAAAAATTACACGAGATCTCGCGAGATAGGGATCCCGCGGGATCGGGATTGCATTCCCTAATTGATACTGTTGATGATAGTACCCTTACAGAAAAACACTAGGTATTTGTCAGTGTTTATTAAAACATAGGAAACTCAATAATTGTAGTTCAATTATTAGATTAAAGTGATTTAACTCAGCTTTTTTTCTCATCCAGTCCTTAATCCATCGTTTCTTTCTTGATTGCCttttttagttagtaaaattaataaatactcaaTGCAAcgacttttttctttctttccatTATGTTCAACGTGCGCACATGAATCTAGCTGCGGAGCGACTGAGTCAGATTGTACCATGAAAAATTGACAACAATATTGTGTAGTGTGCGAGGATCATTTTATTGATGAAGATTTTGTCAATCTCGcattgacaatattattgagTGTGTGCGGCTAGCCTTAGTATTACACCCCAATTAAAATTTCTAGTTACCTACGGTATCTAcctattcaatttaattttagaccATGCTgccaattaataaaacaaataaatacttgatcttCTTGGCAATCCAAAGAAAGTGGCCCAGATTCTGCATAATAGCGATACTTCTATTTGCCACGATGGTATTCATACCGACATACTTTGGCGTAAGGAAGATATTACGACTGAAAATAAATCTTCCAGCAAGAACATTGGGAAAGCTCGAAAAAGACGGTGAGTtaagcttataaataaataagcatttttcATTTAACAATACGTGTGCGATTTTATGCAAACTAAGCATTTCTTTTTCTAACAGATAAGGTTGACTTTAGAAGTCAAGGTgagtttttcattttcataacatAAGACGATatggtgtaggtacctacctatacagaGAGTATACAGAGTTTAAAAATCAGGTATGCAACTAATGATAACAAATTAACACAAATTTGAAATAGGGATCTGTTTCTGTAGGTAAAAAAGCAAAACATATAGTTCAAACTAATTAAGGTTCAGACGTGAACATTTTCAGAAACTCAAGATTACCTCATCAATACACCCGGGTGCTACATACCAAATTATGCGAAACATTTCAAATACAATGAATCATTCCCAAAATCTTCATACATGTGTAACCCACGCGCCGTTATGGTATACCCGCAAGACAACAATACGATACAATTTCAAATAGACGAGAgacaaatgaaaaaatataatgacgGCTTGTCTTGGTACCAGTGTTGCTACAAGTTTGTAACGC
This window of the Helicoverpa armigera isolate CAAS_96S chromosome 9, ASM3070526v1, whole genome shotgun sequence genome carries:
- the LOC110371538 gene encoding uncharacterized protein LOC110371538 → MVNTPGCHIPIAMVDYEKHVSNTTNNKNEMCGKRAVFIRKYDKDKVIVRIKSAVLKKYSKLKIHSVHTQCCYKFIIDTIDIIIFHDRFRYSNCTDFRDEEIITLKSDFINVMCYELDINGTSHVIYEDVYAFTKKIEYSKPNEKNCRIKFNVLILGMDAMSLPRVVKTMPRTIAYLKDDNWLGFRGYHKIGDNSLPNILALLTGKNMTSIIEQCFASMDDCNYLLIWSAFKDAGYVTAYGEENLKLANTFTKEYKFLKNPTDHYMQPFYLTDERNPRNRSLCTGKISSGQQLLDYARDFASTYRRDSFFGFFWLNSFSYDEKSRPEDADKLIENFLNQLTYTGIMTNTFVIFLSDHGLRFGRSRLKAESYYDDRMPMNFMWVPLLFKGKHPYELRAMAINQYKLATPYDLYSTLQDIKKISLCSNSTDPAPEGCPNCHSLFEVIDSNRTCQDAAINEKWCSCHKLFPLPIQDPIGIKSVNAVVSYMKSMAMTIETQKCWSCALPSLKKVERINFYYDEGKVNIYYVVALTISPGNGTYEATVLRKNGYTVIGPLSFISYYRGLGKCALNRRDRLFCVCQQQQC